The genome window CCGCTGCTGCGCAAGGTATAGCTGAAGCCGCTTTTCTGCGTCATTTCCCGCGCGGTATCGAAGCGTTCCGGATGACGCGGTACCAGAATCAAGAGCAGATCGGGAAAATGCCCCAGCAGGCGACGATGCGCATCCAGTACGATCGCCTCTTCCCCTTCATGAGTGCTGGTGGCGATCCACACAGGGCGACGGGGCGCCCACTGGCGACGTAGCGTAACTGCGCGCGCCGCCAGTTCGGGCGTAACGGAAATATCAAATTTCAGACTGCCGGTAATCGCCAACTGAGACCGCTTCAGCCCCAGCCCGACAAAGCGCGCGCCGTCCTCTTCATTCTGCGCTGCGATAAGCGTAATGCGCTGTAACAGCTGACGCATAAATTTCCCCAGCTTCTTGTAGCCCTTCGCTGAACGGGCAGACAGACGCGCATTCGCGATAACCAGCGGCACCTGACGTTCATGCAGCGCTTTAATAAAGTTGGGCCACAGTTCGGTCTCCATAATGATGACCAGTCTGGGATCGACAGTATTGAGAAAACGGTTGATTGCGTCGGGCAAATCGTAAGGCAGATAGACGTGATGAACATCTTTCCCAAAGGCGGACTGGGCGCGTTCCGATCCGGTGGGCGTCATGGTGGTGACGGTGATGGGCAGCGTTGGGTAACGATGACGCAGCGCCCGCACCAGCGGTACGGCAGCCAGCGTTTCCCCCACTGAAACCGAATGCAGCAGGATGCCGCCAGGGCTCACTTTGCCTTCACAAAAGCCGTAGCGTTCCGCCCAGCGTTTGCGATAGGCAGGTGCTTTGCGGCCGCGCAGCCACAGGCGCAGCCAGATCAGAGGCTGTATGAGGTAAAGCAGGGCGGTGTAAATCGTTGTCATACCGATCTTTACGACACTGATGCGTCAGACTTAAGCAAAATATGCGGAATGCGGCATGTTAGCAGATAACTTGCCTGCACTCATCTTTCTTCCGCCGCGCCCGT of Pantoea alhagi contains these proteins:
- the waaA gene encoding lipid IV(A) 3-deoxy-D-manno-octulosonic acid transferase, with the translated sequence MTTIYTALLYLIQPLIWLRLWLRGRKAPAYRKRWAERYGFCEGKVSPGGILLHSVSVGETLAAVPLVRALRHRYPTLPITVTTMTPTGSERAQSAFGKDVHHVYLPYDLPDAINRFLNTVDPRLVIIMETELWPNFIKALHERQVPLVIANARLSARSAKGYKKLGKFMRQLLQRITLIAAQNEEDGARFVGLGLKRSQLAITGSLKFDISVTPELAARAVTLRRQWAPRRPVWIATSTHEGEEAIVLDAHRRLLGHFPDLLLILVPRHPERFDTAREMTQKSGFSYTLRSSGEIPSSGTQVVIGDTMGELMLLYGIADLAFVGGSLVERGGHNPLEPAAHAIPVLMGPHTFNFKDICSKLKQADGLITVTDTATLVHEVGNLLIDDDYRRYHGRHAVDVLHQNQGALQRLLQLLEPYLPPRNH